DNA from Triticum aestivum cultivar Chinese Spring chromosome 7D, IWGSC CS RefSeq v2.1, whole genome shotgun sequence:
ATAGCTTATGTAATAAGGATATTAATTGTGTAGCTCACTGTTTGGGTTTAGGATCCGTCGAGCTTTATTGTCATTTGATTATTAACATTTTTTCTGAATacacgatgaacttttttttcgcaCTAACAATGAACTTTTCTTTAATTCATGGTGAATAtatttttttttgaggaaaggccATAATTCATGGTGAATATTTATTTCAACGAGAAAGCTAACTTGGAAGACAGATCCGCACGACTCGCGAGCCGCTCGATCCCCGCTCGTTCAGCTCTTGCGCGTGAAAAAAGCTATTGGAATTAAAAATAGGGCCCGCCAGGATTCGAGCCCACGACCAGTCGTTTGAAGCCCGTGGCGCGCAACCAGCTGGGATATCTACCTATTCTGTTTCCCACATGGATTAACAGTACCTGAGAATGGGAAAGAAAAACAACATCGCCTTTGACGAGGGGACAAATTCATCTAGTCCAGGTTTTGTAAAGGACTGATGCATCGTGTTGTACTTGTCTCTATTTTGTAGTGATGAACATTTTCTAGTGAAATAAACATTTTGCTCCCATAGAATAATTTTTTTCTCATGTGTCATGAAGAAAAAATGTTTGTTTTAAAATATCATCCGATAAATTCTTTGTAATGAGTTTGATATTTTATGAACCACAAACCTGATAGCTTGCATACAAACATCGGTagctttttgaccaattttttttattgaaaatatatccTCGGTAACTTAtgtctaaatagcatggtaatacacATGCCGCATACCTGATAACTTACGTCTAAATATCATGATAACTTTTAAGACAATGGATTTTTTTAAACATACCCCTGATAAGTTTTGTTTAAGTAGCGTGGTAACTTACGTACCACATACCTGCTAAATTAGGAACAAACACCATGGTAAAATTTGCACCATGAAGGGGGCAGttgttcaacccccccccccccccctaacatgTATGTAAAATAGCATGATAAATTACACATCGTAGAGTTGATAACTAATGTATGGACATCGTGATAACTTCTTGTAAAAATTGTTCAAAACAAAACCCCGCTAAGTTCTATGTAAATAGCATTGTAATACGCACCGCATACCTGATAAATTATGgacaaacaccatggtaacttttgaCCTAGTGGATACAAATTGTTGAAAACATACATATGATAAGTTCTGTGTAAGTAGCGTGGTAAGTTACAAACTATAGACCTACTAAATTAGGTACAAACAACATGATAACTTTGAACCGGAGAAAAAATCATTGAAAAGATACCCTCAGTAACATatgtgtaaatagcacggtaaATTACATAGCGCGGAGCCGATAACTCGTGTACGAATACCATGGTAACCTTTTTGACCCTcggaaaaaagttgttgaaaatatATCCCGGCAAGTTTTGTATAAAAAGCATGGTTTTCTTTACGCAttacagacctgataacttatgcacAAGCCCCCTGATAATTTTGAATCGGGATTTTTTAATTAAAAATGTACCCCGATAACTCTTGTGTAAATAGCAAGATAATTTACACCTCACATATCTGATAACTTACATATGAACACCCCGATAACTTTTGTTTCAGTTAAAATAAGTGTAGAAACATCCCCCGATAAGTTCTAGGTAACTAGTATAACATGAGGGTCATGGAGACACCATATATCCGTTCGCGAAAATTGTCCAGTACAGATATCCAAGGAAAAAACTGGAAAAGCATGTTTCCTGTACTATTATACATAGTAAACAAATGTCCAAAAATTGGTTAGCTTATTATTTGATTTGGTCCGACCGTTCAATTTAGTTGTGAGGCGAATTTCTCTTTCAAATATGTACTCGAATTCTATAAGGAGTCAGATATTTTTGAAGCTTGTCTGACGTTATAGATAGTAGTGAAATATAAACTAACGCATAACTTAATTGCAATGAGGGGTTAACTCAGGTGGTTGTTGAGCTGGGGATGGACACCCGAGGTTTTGTGTTCGACTCCTGCGCGcgttcttttaaaaaaaattgcgtAAAAAAGCTGCGATACGGGGAGAATCGCTAGGGATGAAAAAATCGCTGTGGCGGGAGTCGTGCGGATCGACTGGTGGTTAGCACAGTCCTTATTTTGAAAGACAATTAACATTTTTTTCTAAAATATGGACACTTTTCAACACGGCGATcatttttagaaaaatgtttatgaatttgcAAAAATTCTCTTTATAAATATCCATTCATTTTCCCCATATAATTAGAAAAATATTCACGTTTTATGAGAAAACCAAAGGAAagcggaagaagaagaaaagcgcTGGAAAACCAAAGGAGTAATGGTCGGTAAGCTGACAAGGCGAGCGCCATGTGCGCTACCTCGACTACCTTGCCGCTGTGAGCGGCAGATAGGAGGTCTCCGTTGTCACCAGCATGTACCACGAAAGACGGGCTTCACTCACACGGCCACAGCCCGTACACCTCGTCTCCGGCCCATTTACCCCGGTTCACTTACAGGACTCCAACGCCGGGTCCAGGCAACGCCGCCGCTGCTTTCCTTAGACCCGTTCCACCATCTCGGCCGTACACCGCACGACCAACCCCCGCCCCCGTCGCTGGGCTCCGGCGAGGCCCGCCGGCGGTCGCCCGTGAGCTCCGCAGCTAGGCTCCTCCTCTCCGCCATCCCGCAGCATCTCCTCTTCCTCTCACGAGCTATCTCGCGGGCGCTGTGGCCTACCCAAGCTCCAGCCCGACCCCGCTGTGCCCTAGCGCTGCCGCCGTGCGCCGTAGCTCAGCGTCACCGCCTCCGCCGACGCATCCGCCTCTCGCGCGCGCCGCCGCGACTGCCGCTCCCGTTCTTCCTCCCGGGGGCCCTGCTGTCTCCACCCCGTCCGCAGCCTCGCACATTTGGGTTTGAGGTATGAGCTTTTTTACATATCCAGGTGATTAGATTACTCAAACTCAAACTTATTAATAACCTTCACAAATTACCATGTAGATCCAGTCCCTGATGCTGTTCACATGAAGGCCGGTGCAGCTGCTTGAGTAGAAATGGATAGCATACCAGGCTCACAAGAGGAATTGCTTCGAATGAGGAAAAATGGTGAGGCAGGAAAGAAGGGGGAAGACCATGGAAATGCCTTGAGCCGCAAGGAGGCGACCGAGGAGCTTATCGGTTGCATGGTCCACAGTGAGGAGGAGGCATACAAGCTGTACTGCGACTATGGACATCGAATCGGCTTTAGTGTCCGGAAGGGCAAGCAGTCCTACTTCATTGGTACCAGGGACATCCGGACAAAAGATTACTACTGCTCGAAGGAAGGGCTTAAATACGACGAGCCTGTCACAGAAGCGAATTTCAACCGGCCGGACACAAGAACGAATTGCAAGGCGATGGTCCGCTTTAGAGTCGATGAGAAAGGGCGTTGGACTGTCATACGCTTTGTTCCCCTGCACAATCACCAGTTGGCTAAACCTGGGGAGAGGCATCTGTTGAGATCCGCGAAGTCATTTGCTGTTGGAAAATCAGGTGTTATAGATCCAGCAGAATCTGCTGAATCACATGCAATGAATGGTTCTTCTGATAGGACCGTGGGTGATATTAGTGAACCTCCAGGCTACACGACAAGGGATTGCTACAATCATGACAACGTGCAGAATATAACGCTAATTGGGGCAGGAGACAGCCAAAGTCTTGTGAGCTACTTCAAGCGTAGAACCAACGAGGAAGGAATGTTTTATTGGGATGTCCAAGTTGATCAAGAAGGCCGCATGACTAACTTCTTCTTCAGGGATGGTAAAAGTAGAAGTGATTATGACTGCTTTGGGGATGCTGTTATATTTGACACAACCTACCGCACAAATAAATATAGCCTGATATGTGCCCCTTTTGTTGGAGTTAACCACCATTGGCACAATGTTGTTTTTGGATTTGCATTCCTGTTAGATGACTCCACAGCTTCCTATGTTTGGCTATTTAAATCATTTTTGGAGTCAATGGGTGGCCGGTCGCCAAAATCGATTTTCACTGACCAGGATGAAGCTATTATGCAGGCAGCCGAGCAGGTGTTTCCTAACACGCGGCATTGCTTCTCCTACTGGCATATCCTGAAGAATGCACAGTCTCATTTAGGCACTGTAAATACTTCTCAagcatttcaaaatatgtttatgAAGTGCATGCAAGGATGTGACACAGAAATGGAGCTTCAGGAATCTtgggatgctatgcttgatgaatacaaactACAGGATAATGATTGGCTTAATGGCCTTTATAAGTTTCATAACAGATGGTGCTCGGTATTTAACAAAGATACTTTTGATGGTGGGATCAATTCATCCCAGTGGGGAGAAGTCTCAAACAATATCCTCACTGGAGTTGCTGATGAATCTACTTCTATAACAAGATTTGCTCTCTTGCTGGAAAAGGTTGTGAAAACACTACGTAGAAATGAGTCAGAAGAGGATTTTCGCTGCAGCCAAACTGCTCCAGTTCGTGCAATCAAGCACAGTACAGTTCTGAAGCAGGCTGCGGAATCTTATACACATAGGATGTACAAGTTATTTGAGGCTGAATTTCTGGATGGATGTGGAGCAACTTCATGTCATGAAAATTCCTGTGGTGGAAGCTTATTGAGGTTTGAAATAACAATGCAGGGCAGGGGTTCAAAAATGTGGACTGTTCTTCTTGATACATCCACAATGGAAATCTCTTGTGGTTGCGGAAAGTTTGAAAGGATGGGCCTTCTTTGTTCTCATGCTCTGAAAGCCTTCAGCCTGCAGAATGTGGATATGGTTCCTGAAAAGTACATCTTGAAACGGTGGACGAAAGATGCCAGGAGAAGCATGTATAATCTCAGTCAAGAAGATTCAACACAACAAGAATGTACCGAGGCTGAACTTGCGTATCGCAATCGCGCAATGCAGTATGCGTATAACCTTGCATTGAAGAGCCAGGAACTGGAAGAAGCAAGAAAGATATTCTGGGACTCCCTTGAAACAGGAGAGAAGGCACTTGAAGTGTTCTTCGAAATGAGAAATCTGCACGCTCAATCTGCCAAAGATGCcagtacaagggagaagaagaagaagaagaaaatacctAAAGGACCAAGCACCAGTAAGCAACAACACTCAAGTCTCCTCGTGCTTTTAAAACATCTTTTTTGCATAACAAAAATACGCCACTGTGCAGAAAAAGCAAAGCAAGCCCTGGCATCTTCCTCGGCTGCTCCGGTACTAACCGCCCAAACTAATGAGCAGCAGTTTCAATCTGCACAAGATGCAAATGGTAATGCAACCATTGGAAGATCATATTACTATCAGGTACACATAAATATGTATGAAATGTTATCTTTTCTTCTGGCATTTAAGATTTAACtgatctcataccagcatggttcatgtTCTGCAGGTTTTTCCAACGCCTATGCAACCAAACCAGATCTTCATGCATCCGAATACAATGCCTGTTTGTGCACCACAGGTATTCTGGTTGGCAGATTGGCCTGAGCAAAATTAGTTTTGTCTGTTATTCAACTGTTTATTAGCATTATTACCAAACAGCACTTTGGAACTCATAAATGGAAGTTTTGTAACAAATAAATTTGAACAATGCTTCTATACATAAGTACATGTTGTTCCTCGAGGGAAATATACATAAGTACATGACAGACGCGGATTTTGGCTCACGGGAGTCGGAGAAGCCGTAATCAGGTCCGGACGTAATCCCTCGGGATTGTTGGAGTAAATGCCACAAAATTCACTCCAACTGACATACCAGATGCATACACCCACTTAATAATACATCATAGATGGAAGGATACTCAATTAATGCGtcactttagtactccctccattacaTATTAGTTGTCGTTGATTTAGTACGAACAGGAAGAATTTAATTCCCAAACTGTTACCTACGTCATCTATCATACAATAATCAAAGAAATGCCTGAGTCGCCCGTCCCTGTAACCCAGAAGTAATATCCTCCATATAGGGCTGGTCTCGCCTGAGCTCCATCACTGTTCATCTTCCCCGTTACTGCCTCCATTAGAAACAAACTCCATCCTGCTC
Protein-coding regions in this window:
- the LOC123164380 gene encoding protein FAR1-RELATED SEQUENCE 9, translated to MDSIPGSQEELLRMRKNGEAGKKGEDHGNALSRKEATEELIGCMVHSEEEAYKLYCDYGHRIGFSVRKGKQSYFIGTRDIRTKDYYCSKEGLKYDEPVTEANFNRPDTRTNCKAMVRFRVDEKGRWTVIRFVPLHNHQLAKPGERHLLRSAKSFAVGKSGVIDPAESAESHAMNGSSDRTVGDISEPPGYTTRDCYNHDNVQNITLIGAGDSQSLVSYFKRRTNEEGMFYWDVQVDQEGRMTNFFFRDGKSRSDYDCFGDAVIFDTTYRTNKYSLICAPFVGVNHHWHNVVFGFAFLLDDSTASYVWLFKSFLESMGGRSPKSIFTDQDEAIMQAAEQVFPNTRHCFSYWHILKNAQSHLGTVNTSQAFQNMFMKCMQGCDTEMELQESWDAMLDEYKLQDNDWLNGLYKFHNRWCSVFNKDTFDGGINSSQWGEVSNNILTGVADESTSITRFALLLEKVVKTLRRNESEEDFRCSQTAPVRAIKHSTVLKQAAESYTHRMYKLFEAEFLDGCGATSCHENSCGGSLLRFEITMQGRGSKMWTVLLDTSTMEISCGCGKFERMGLLCSHALKAFSLQNVDMVPEKYILKRWTKDARRSMYNLSQEDSTQQECTEAELAYRNRAMQYAYNLALKSQELEEARKIFWDSLETGEKALEVFFEMRNLHAQSAKDASTREKKKKKKIPKGPSTKKAKQALASSSAAPVLTAQTNEQQFQSAQDANGNATIGRSYYYQVFPTPMQPNQIFMHPNTMPVCAPQDLSAYATVRPNSNFGGAKNI